Proteins encoded by one window of Arachis hypogaea cultivar Tifrunner chromosome 1, arahy.Tifrunner.gnm2.J5K5, whole genome shotgun sequence:
- the LOC112797308 gene encoding glutamate receptor 3.6-like: MSKDWVLIVFVIFVSSSGILFSNNVCAKPPPNVNIGAILALNSTIGKVAKIAIEAAVNDVNSDSTILSGTKLNISMQDTKLSTGFLGIIDSLLLMEKDTAAIIGPQYSVMAHVISHIANEMQVPLLSFAATDPTLTSLQFPYFVRTTQSDLYQMSAVADIIDQFQWRDVIAIFIDDDHGRNGVAALGDKLAEKRCKISHKAALKPDDTNVNKEEINSALVKIALMESRVIVLHIYPSFGLEVLHIAQSLGMMVSGYVWIVTDWLTTALDSDPSLATTSIMNDMQGVITLRMHTPDSRIKSNFESRWPKLAHQNNDEGPFGLNIFGLYAYDTVWTLAYALDAFFRSGGTLKFSNDSSLNTLRGDGDTLHLDTMGMFLNGSMLLQKILEVNRTGLTGRVEFSQDGNLMNPSYEIINVIGTGVRRIGFWSNSSGLHTGEQVPNHGNSSEGLYGVIWPGQTTQTPRGWVFANNGKQLRIGVPLRVSYHEFVSRTEGTDKFSGYCIDVFTAALELLPYPVPNKFIPFGDGKTNPLNSLLLQRVTLGEFDAVVGDITITTNRTKIVDFTQPYIESGLVVVAPIRKMKSNAWAFLRPFTPMMWLVTGMFFLAVGAVVWILERRLNDDFRGTPRRQFVTIIWFSFSTLFFAHREKTVSTLGRLVLIIWLFVVLILNSSYIASLTSILTVEQLSSPIKGIESLATSNERIGYLRGSFAENYLTDELNIHRSRLVPLNDPSEYEKALKDGAANGGVAAIIDERAYMELFLATRCEFGIVGQEFTKMGWGFAFPRDSPLAIDMSTAILKLSENGDLQRIHDKWLTRSACSSEGAKQGIDRLETKSFWGLFLLIGIACFIALLCHVIRMTYRFKRHYSNNTTSNDNLGGSSSSSSRSSRIKSFFSFVNGREEEEEMEDKNGKKRRRKDNRVAHEGEVSTLHDSNVSIHVENGA; this comes from the exons ATGAGCAAAGATTGGGTTCTTATTGTGTTTGTGATATTTGTTTCAAGTAGTGGAATATTATTCAGCAATAATGTTTGTGCAAAACCACCTCCTAATGTTAACATAGGAGCAATTTTAGCTCTCAACTCAACCATTGGAAAGGTGGCGAAAATTGCTATAGAAGCAGCAGTGAATGATGTAAATTCAGATTCAACCATTCTCAGTGGAACCAAGCTTAACATCTCTATGCAAGACACAAAATTATCAACTGGATTTCTAGGAATCATTGACT CATTGCTATTGATGGAGAAAGACACTGCAGCCATAATTGGTCCACAATACTCAGTAATGGCACATGTAATCTCACACATTGCAAATGAGATGCAAGTTCCTCTCTTATCATTTGCAGCAACAGATCCTACACTCACTTCTCTCCAATTCCCATATTTTGTTAGAACAACACAGAGTGATCTTTATCAAATGTCTGCAGTGGCAGATATTATTGATCAATTCCAATGGAGAGATGTGATTGCAATCTTCATTGATGATGATCATGGAAGAAATGGGGTTGCTGCATTAGGTGATAAGCTTGCCGAAAAACGTTGCAAGATATCACACAAAGCAGCCCTTAAGCCTGATGATACCAATGTCAACAAGGAAGAAATCAATAGTGCATTAGTTAAAATTGCTTTAATGGAGTCTAGGGTTATAGTTCTTCACATTTACCCTTCTTTTGGCCTTGAAGTTCTTCATATTGCACAATCATTAGGCATGATGGTAAGTGGTTATGTGTGGATAGTTACTGATTGGCTCACAACTGCTCTTGATTCTGATCCATCATTGGCTACAACTTCAATCATGAATGATATGCAAGGTGTTATCACCTTGAGAATGCACACACCAGATTCAAGAATCAAGAGCAATTTTGAGTCTAGGTGGCCCAAACTAGCTCATCAAAATAATGATGAGGGTCCTTTTGGGTTGAACATCTTTGGTTTATATGCTTATGACACTGTTTGGACCTTAGCTTATGCACTTGATGCATTCTTTAGAAGTGGTGGAACTTTGAAATTTTCAAATGATTCAAGTCTAAACACTTTAAGGGGTGATGGTGATACCCTTCATCTTGATACTATGGGAATGTTTCTTAATGGTAGCATGTTGCTTCAGAAGATTCTAGAAGTTAATCGAACCGGTTTAACCGGCCGAGTAGAGTTTTCTCAAGATGGAAACCTAATGAATCCATCATATGAGATCATTAATGTGATTGGAACTGGGGTTAGGAGGATTGGATTTTGGTCTAATTCTTCTGGCCTTCACACTGGTGAACAAGTTCCAAATCATGGAAATTCAAGTGAAGGGCTTTATGGTGTGATATGGCCTGGCCAAACAACACAAACACCTAGAGGTTGGGTTTTTGCCAACAATGGAAAACAATTGAGAATTGGGGTGCCACTTAGGGTTAGCTACCATGAATTTGTGTCAAGAACTGAAGGCACTGACAAGTTTAGTGGTTATTGCATTGATGTGTTCACAGCTGCCTTGGAATTGTTGCCTTATCCAGTCCCAAATAAGTTTATTCCATTTGGTGATGGTAAAACCAATCCATTGAATTCATTACTTCTTCAGAGGGTCACACTTGGT GAGTTTGATGCTGTGGTGGGCGACATTACCATTACCACAAACAGAACTAAGATTGTGGATTTCACACAACCATACATTGAATCCGGTTTAGTTGTTGTGGCACCAATAAGGAAGATGAAATCTAATGCTTGGGCCTTTCTAAGACCATTTACTCCAATGATGTGGCTTGTCACAGGAATGTTTTTCTTAGCTGTTGGGGCTGTTGTTTGGATTTTAGAACGTcgcttgaatgatgattttagAGGCACTCCTAGGAGACAATTTGTCACCATtatatg GTTTAGCTTCTCAACCTTGTTCTTTGCACATA GAGAGAAAACTGTTAGCACTCTTGGCCGATTAGTCTTAATCATATGGCTGTTTGTGGTTTTAATACTGAATTCAAGCTACATTGCAAGCCTAACATCAATCCTCACAGTGGAACAACTCTCTTCCCCAATTAAGGGGATTGAAAGCTTAGCAACAAGCAATGAAAGAATTGGTTACTTGAGAGGATCATTTGCTGAGAATTATCTAACAGATGAACTCAACATACATAGGTCAAGGCTTGTTCCTCTCAATGACCCTTCAGAATATGAGAAGGCGTTGAAGGATGGAGCTGCTAATGGTGGTGTTGCTGCAATCATAGATGAACGTGCATACATGGAGTTGTTCCTAGCAACTAGGTGTGAATTTGGGATTGTTGGTCAAGAGTTTACCAAGATGGGTTGGGGCTTT GCCTTTCCAAGAGACTCTCCCTTAGCAATTGACATGTCAACAGCTATTCTAAAACTCTCAGAGAATGGTGATCTTCAAAGGATTCATGACAAATGGCTAACAAGAAGTGCTTGTAGCTCAGAAGGTGCAAAGCAAGGGATAGATAGGCTTGAGACTAAGAGCTTTTGGGGCCTCTTCCTTCTTATTGGCATTGCATGCTTCATTGCTCTCCTTTGCCATGTTATTAGAATGACCTACCGTTTTAAGAGGCATTATTCAAACAACACTACTAGTAATGACAACCTTGGAggctcatcatcttcttcttcgcgttcttCTCGTATCAAATCTTTCTTTTCATTTGTCAAtggaagagaagaggaagaagagatggaAGATAAAAATGGGAAAAAGAGAAGGCGCAAAGATAACAGAGTGGCTCATGAAGGAGAGGTTTCAACATTGCATGATTCAAACGTTAGCATCCATGTTGAAAATGGTGCCTAA